DNA from Coriobacteriaceae bacterium:
CGACCGCATCGTGCTGCTGGGCGACCTGCTCTACCACGGCCCGCGCAACGACCTGCCGCGCGACTACGCCCCCAAGCGTGTGATTCCGCTGCTCAACGCCCTGGCCGACCGCATCATCGCGGTGCGCGGCAACTGCGACGCGGAGGTCGATCAGATGGTCCTCGACTTCCCCGTCATGGCCGACTACGCCACGCTGTTTGACGAAGCCGGCCGCGAGCTGTTCCTGACGCACGGCCACGTCTTTGGCGCCGGCATGCACAACAGCGTCGACCACGCGCCCGCACTGCCCGAGGACTCAGCGCTCGTCTACGGCCACACGCACATCAAAGTCAACGAGGCAAGCGAGGCGCACCCGGGCCTGTGGCTCTTCAACCCCGGCAGCGTGAGCATTCCCAAGGACGGTACGCACAGCTACGGCATCTACGAGGGCGGTACGTTCCGTCACGTGGTCCTGGAGGAGGAATAACCATGGCGCAGCACATGGCTCAGCAAAATGCCGAGGGCTCGCGCGATCTGTCCACGCTGGTCGACGCGTCGGCCGAGCTGCAGCATCTGGTGCAGACCATCTGGCGTCTGCGTCAGCCCGACGGCTGCCCATGGGACCGCGAACAGACGCATCAGAGCATCGGCAAGAACATGATCGAGGAAGCCTACGAGGCGCTCGATTGCATCGAGGCGGACGACGTGGCACATCTGCGCGAGGAGCTCGGCGACGTGCTTATGCAAGTTGTGCTGCATGCGCAGATTGCTGCCGACGCCGGCGAGTTTACGCTGGCCGACGTGGCGCGTGACATTGACGCTAAGCTCATCCGGCGTCATCCGCACGTGTTTGGCGATGCGGATGCCGACAGCTCTGACGAGGTGCTCAAGATTTGGGACGAGGTCAAGCTCGCCGAGAAAGCCGCCAAGGACAAGGCCGTGGCAGCGGGCGAGACCGCGCCCGAGGGCCTGCTCGACGGCGTGCCCACGCATCTTCCGGCGCTGATGCAGGCGCAGAAGGTGTCGCGCAAGGCGGCGGCCGTGGGCTTTGAGTGGGAGACGGTCCAGGACGTGTGGGACGAGGTCGCCGAGGAGCGGGCCGAGTTTGAGGCCGAGGCTCCTGGCTCATCCGAGCGCGAGATGGAGTTTGGCGACCTGCTCTTTGCCCTGGTCAACGTTGCGCGTAAAGAGGGGATTGATGCCGAGAGCGCCCTGCGTGCCAGCACGGCAAAGTTCCGCCGCCGCTGGGCTGCGATGGAGCAGATGGCGGCTGACGCCCACGTGGATCTGGCCGAGCTTTCGACCCACGGCCTCAACGACCTGTGGGACGCCGCAAAGGCGGAGGAGTAAGACTGCGGGAACGATGGGCTGACACGCCTCATCGTTCCCGCTTAATTTTTCGAAAAACAAGTGTATCCCTCGGCTAACTTAGGGCATAATGCAAAAAGTGCGACAGGGCTAACTTATGGAGCGGCGCGCCCCGGCGGTGCGCAAGTCCTGTCGCAATCATCCGACACGTTTCCAAGTGAGAGGGAGACAACATGAGCGATATTTTGGACGTCTACGGTCGCGAGGTGCTCGACAGCCGCGGCAACCCCACCGTCGAGGTCGAGGTCGTGCTTGAGGACGGCAGCTTCGGTCGCGCGATGGTGCCTTCGGGCGCTTCGACCGGCGCCTTTGAGGCCTGCGAGCTGCGCGATGGCGACAAGGGCCGCTACCTGGGCAAGGGCGTCTCGCAGGCCGTCGAGCACGTCAACAACGAGTGCGCTAACGCTGTCGTGGGCCTCGACGCCTTCGACCAGCGCGCCGTCGATGCCGCGCTGATTGCCGCCGACGGTACCCCCAACAAGACCAAGCTCGGTGCCAACGCCATCCTGGGCGTGTCGCTGGCCGTCGCCCGCGCCGCTGCCGAGTCGGCGGGCCTGTCGCTGTACCAGTACCTGGGCGGCGTCAACGCTCATCTGCTGCCCACACCTATGATGAACATCCTCAACGGCGGCGTGCATGCCGACAATAACGTCGACTTCCAGGAGTTCATGATCATGCCGGTGGGCGCCCCGAGCTTTGCCGAGGGCCTGCGTTGGTGCGCCGAGGTCTATCACACCCTCAAGGGCGTGCTGCACGAGGCCGGCCTGGGCGGCGGCGTGGGCGACGAGGGCGGCTTTGCGCCCAACCTCAAGACCAATGCCGATCCGTTCGAGTACATCACCAAGGCCGTGGAGAAGGCCGGCTTTAAGCCCGGCGTCGACTTCATGTACGCCATGGACCCGGCCTCGACCGAGTTCTACAACGCCGAGACCGGCATGTACGAGCTCAAGGGCGAGGGCGTGGAGTACACGAGCGCCCAGATGGTTGATTACTGGGAGAAGCTCGTCGACACCTATCCCATCATCTCCATCGAGGACGGCATGGCCGAGGAGGACTGGGACGGCTGGGTCGAGCTTACCCGCCGCATTGGCAACAAGGTGCAGCTGGTGGGCGACGACCTGTTCGTCACCAACACCGAGCGCCTCAAGAAGGGCATCGAGCTGGGTGCCGCCAACGCGATCCTGGTCAAGGTCAACCAGATCGGCACGCTCACCGAGTCGCTCGAGGCCATCGAGACCGCCAAGGAGGCCGGTTACGCCTGCATCGTGAGCCACCGTTCCGGCGAGACCGAGGACTCCACGATCGCCGACCTGGTCGTGGGCGTTAACGCCGGCCAGATCAAGTCGGGCGCCCCGTGCCGCAGCGACCGCATCGCCAAGTACAACCAGCTCATCCGCATCGAGGACGAGCTCGAGGGCAGCGCGCGCTACGCCGGCAAGGCCGCGTTCTACAACATTCGCTAAACGGGCGAATTTGGCGAGGGGGAGGCTGACTCGGTTCCGCCCCCGCCTTGGCTGGACGCCGCAAAGCGCTGTGGGCGCTGGGCCATATGGCTCAGCGCCTTTTTTATGTCGAGCAAAGGCTGGCGAAGGCGGTGCGCGCGCTCGTGCTATAACTAGAATACTTAGCGCAAACAAACCTCAACCGCACAAGGCGCATATGGATCAGATTTACGACAACAGGTACTATTCCGCCGGTTCGCGTGAGCCGTCGCCTCGCCGTGCGCGCACGGTGCAGCTCGGTGGGTCCGCCTACGCCGGTGCCGACCGCTCCACGCAGCGCCCGACAAGTACCTCGCGTCCCAATGCTCAAGTGAATACTTCGGCAGATGGACCGGTGCGCCCGGCACGTTCGTCGCATGCGTCGCGTCCCTCGGCCCAGACGCACGACAGGTCGAGCAGGCCCTCGAGCCGTCTTTCGGGCTCGGACTTTATGCGCTATGCCAACGACAATGCGGTGGTCAAGGCGATCTATGACTTTACGCATGGCTCTCTGCGCCCGCTATTCATCGGCATTGTCGTTGCTCTGGTGCTCGTGAGCCTGTACTTTCCCGTGCGCGACCTGTACGTGGCTAAGCGCTCGAGCGACATCTTGGCCAAGCAGGTCGAGATTCGTCAGCAATACAATGATGAGATGAAAAAAGACACTGATAAGTGGTTCTCGGAAGAGGGCATTAAGGATTCGGCACGGGGCCTGGGCCTGGTGATGCCCGGCGAGAAGAGGATTGAAGTGCAGGGCCTGGACGACGATTCGGATGCCTCGTCGAGCCAGAAGTCGTCGAACGCCAAGAAGGCCAGCGAAGTTGCCAAGGAAATCGAAGAAGTCGGCAAGGACGCGCCGTGGTACATTCAGACGCTCGACATGCTGTTTGGATTTAACGGCGTCGAGGGCCAGACGGTCGCGTCCAGCGGCGAGTAGGCGAGTAGCGCCCGGAGGGGAGCCCGCAATGGCAGATTGCAAACGATATAAGGTGGCCGCGATTGACCTGGGAACGGTGTCGTCGCGACTGGTGCTGGCGCAGGTCGAGGCCGGGGCGATCGTGGAATCGTCCAAGCATACCGAGATCACCGACTTGGGCGAGGGCGTGGACGCGACGGGGCGCTTTTGCGAGGCGGCCGTTGAGCGCGTGCTCGCTGCGTGCCGCATGTTTGTGGACGAAGCCCGTACCTTTGGGGCCGCGTGCGTCTGCACCACCTGCACGAGTGCCGCGCGCGATGCGTCCAATGCCGCGCTGCTGCTGGACGGTCTGCGCGAGCTGGGGCTTGAGCCGCAGGTGATTCCGGGTGAGGTCGAGGCGCGCCTGACGTTTTTTGGCGTGGCGCACGACTTTGCCGGCAAGCGCATCATTGTTGCCGATTCGGGCGGCGGCTCCACGGAGCTCGCGACGGGCGTATACGCGCCGGAGTGCGGGGTCTTTGCGCTGGAGGGAACGCGTTCGCTGGACATTGGTTGCCGTCGTGTGACGGAGCGTTTCTTCTCGGCGTTGCCGCCTTCGGACGGCGAGCTTGCTGCCGCTGCCGACTGGGCGGGCGAGCAGTTCTCCGCCTATTTTGAGAGCCTGCCCAGCGACTTTGAGCGCGCCGAGCGCCTCGTTGCGGTGGGCGGTACCGTCACCACGCTCGTGGCGCTGGTTCACGAGCTGGAGCCGTACGACTCGAGCTTTGTGCACCTACGCGAGCTTTCGATGGAGCAGATCTCGGCCGCCATCGATCGTATGTCTACGCTGGATGTGGAGGGTATCGCTGCGCTGCCGGGCGTGCAGCCCAAGCGCGCGGGCGTGATTCTGGCCGGCGCCGTGGTGATTCACGAGCTCATGCGCGCCGGTGGCTACGATGCGCTCACCGTAAGCGAGAACAGCCTCCTCGCCGGCATGGCCGCCACCATCAACGAGGTTCTCGACGGCGTGACCCCCACCATCGCCTGGACCCCGAGCCTGAGTGCTCTTTAACCGTCTTCCTCTGAGTTGCGGTGAAATAGTTCCTAAATAAGCTGGTAAACGGTATAAACAGGATCTATTCCACCGCAACTTAGAGCTCCGCTGGCGTGTAAAAGAAACGAGCCCGAATCCCTGGGGGACACGGGCTCGTAAACAATACGTGGTAGGGGCGGTGGGACGTCTGCGTATTTGCTGCGCAAATCCGCACCGGCTTCGGCCGCCTGCCGGCGCCCTCGCCGGCTCGCTGCGGACGCTGCGCGTCCGCTTGACGCTCGCCCCCTCGCGGGTTCGAGTCCCGCCGGCATCTAAAAGAAATGAGCCCGCACCCCTTGGGGACACCGGCTCGAAAGCTCCATATGGTAGGGGCGGTGGGACTCGAACCCACAATCCTTGCGGCGAGAGATTTTAAGTCTCCTGCGTATGCCAATTCCGCCACGCCCCCGTGAGACTAGAAGTCTAGCACAAGCCGTCCGTTACGCGTTGACGGCCATCGAGTGTTGGCCCGACTTCTCAAGGAACTCTTGGAACTTGGCTTCATCGCCCTTGTTTTGGTATTGCAGGGCCAGCAGGTACTCCAAGCGGCAGCGCTTGACCGGGTCGTCGCCGACGTCCTCGAGCATGCGCTCCAGCTCGGGAATGTCATTGTGGCGCTTGAGGATCATCGTGTCGTACATCAGCTGACACTCGTGCGCAACTGCCTCGGCCTGACCGCCCTCAAAGCCCTTGATTTCGTGCAGCAGCTCCTTGGACTTTTTGCGGTCCTCCTGGCCAACGTAGTAGTTAAAGGCCTTGATCACCAGGTCGACGCGCTGCATTTTGGGCAGATTGAGCCCCAGCAGCAAATCGAACATCTCGTCGGCGCGCTTGTGGTCCTCGCGCAGCAGATAGGAGTTCAGGCGCAGGTAGTCGCGGTTGTAGCGCGGGTACAGCATGCTGGTGAGTTTGCCATCGAGCAAACGATCGAACTCGTCCCACTGCTTGGCAGCCATAAGCTGTTGCAGGCGCTTAAACGTGGTGCGTTTTTTTACGCTAAAGAACACCGATATGGCGATACAGATGATGACGACGGCGGTCCAGAGGGTGCGGGAATCGGGCATATTGGGGTCCTTAGTCGCTCATAAAGCGAGCGGTATGACAACACGTACTAGATGTATTATACGCAGCGCGCAAGCAAACTGGCATAAAAGCTCATCGAGGCTGAGTGCCATCGCTCGCTGCGGTACACTTACCTAAAGTAAACCACGAAGGGAGACATTACCTATGAAGAAGATCGTTTTGGCTTGCGGTGCTGGCGCTGCTACTTCCACGCTCGTTGCCCAGAAGGTCGCCACCATGCTCGACGCCAACGGTTACGCCGACAAGTACGAGATCGTGCAGTGCGCCATCTCCGAGGCCAAGGACGTTTGCGACGAGGGCGCCGATCTGCTGATCGCCACCACCGTTGCCCCCGAGGGCCTTACCTGCCCGTACGTGAGCGGCGTGCCCTTCATGACCGGCATGAACCGCGTCGCTGCCGAGAAGGCCGTTCTTGACGTCATGGCTCAGTAGGCGCTGACTGCATGAGTGAGCAGAACGCCAACCCGGTAGAGCTCTTTGGTATGCGCGTTGCCCATGTGGGCATTAACGCCACCGACCCGGCAGACGCCCTGGAGATCGCGGAGCTGTTCTCGACGATGATGGGCCTGCCCGTCATCGAGACCCCGGTTTCGTACTTCAACGATTCGCTGGTCGAGATCATGAAGCAGAACGGTCGTGGCACCAAAGGCCACATCGGCTTTGCCGTTAACGACATCGATGCAGCTGAGAAGTGGTTTGCCGAGCGCGGGCTCGAGGTCAACGAGGAGTCGCGCGCGCTGCTACCCGACGGTGGTACCAAACTCGTGTACTTTAAGCGCGAGTTCGCCGGCTTCGCCGTGCATCTGTGCCGCGAGTAGCGCACAGGCTGCTATAGCTAGCAAAAAGGGATGGGGCCGCATGGCCTTATCCCTTTTATTTATGCCGAGGGGCTTTCTATCGTGGCAGGCGAATCGTAAAGCGGCTGCCGACGCCCTCGACTGAGGTCACACCGATGACGCCGCCATGGCTGTCGACGATCCACTTGGCGATGGCGAGCCCCAGACCCGAGCCCTGCGCGCCGGCATCGCGCGCGTTGTCGGCGCGGTAGAACCGTTCGAACGCGTGAGCTGCGGATTCCTGGTTCATGCCGATGCCCTCGTCCTCAACACTTATGTCGATCGTGCCCGCGCCCGCATCCGGCGTCACGCCAAACGAGATGGGCGTGCCCGCGTCCGAATACTTGGCGGCGTTTTGCACGATCACGCGCAGAGCCTGCTTCACGAGCGCCACGTCGACGGGCGCGTCGCAGCGCGGGTCGCTGACAAGCGCGGCGTCGTACGCCAGCCGATACGTGTGCGCGGCATCGATCATCTGTGACTCCTCGCATACCTCGTCGACCAGTGCGGCCAGGTTGGTATTCGCACGCCGCAGGACCGTGCGCCCGGCATCGCCGCGCGCCAAAAACAGCAGCTGCTCCACAAGCTCTTGCATGTGCTCGCTTTCGGCCTTGAGGGACGCGATGGACTCCGCCAGCACGTCCGGATCGTCTTTGCCCCAGCGGTCGAGCATGTTTACGTAGCCCTGAATCACCGCGATGGGCGTTCGTAGCTCGTGGCTTGCATCGTTGACAAAGCGCATCTGCTGCAGCTTTGCCTCTTGCATCTGGCGCAGCAGGCGGTTGAGCGCGACCTCGATGCTTGCCAGGTCGGCGTCGCCGGTGGTGACGCTCGGCGAGTCGACGCTTGCGCGCTCGATGGCCTGCTCCAGTGTTTCCATCTTGCCGCCGGAGAGCTGTATGCGGCCGAGTTCGTCCACGCGCAGGGCCAGATCGTTGAGCGGCGCCATGGTGCGGCGCACGCGGCGGGCGCCGCCGAGCATGTTGAGCACGCTGATGACCTGCCAACCCACAACGACAAGGTAGAGAGGCCATAGCGTGACGAGGTCCTGCGCGAGGGGGAAAGTCTTGGTGGTACGCGCAAGCTCGACGGTATAGGTGAGCGTTGTCAGGTCCCAGCCGCGCGCGGGCGTCAGCGACATGCCGCGAACGG
Protein-coding regions in this window:
- the yfcE gene encoding phosphodiesterase, producing MKYLIASDIHGSAYWTERLVAAIESEQPDRIVLLGDLLYHGPRNDLPRDYAPKRVIPLLNALADRIIAVRGNCDAEVDQMVLDFPVMADYATLFDEAGRELFLTHGHVFGAGMHNSVDHAPALPEDSALVYGHTHIKVNEASEAHPGLWLFNPGSVSIPKDGTHSYGIYEGGTFRHVVLEEE
- the mazG gene encoding nucleoside triphosphate pyrophosphohydrolase; the protein is MAQHMAQQNAEGSRDLSTLVDASAELQHLVQTIWRLRQPDGCPWDREQTHQSIGKNMIEEAYEALDCIEADDVAHLREELGDVLMQVVLHAQIAADAGEFTLADVARDIDAKLIRRHPHVFGDADADSSDEVLKIWDEVKLAEKAAKDKAVAAGETAPEGLLDGVPTHLPALMQAQKVSRKAAAVGFEWETVQDVWDEVAEERAEFEAEAPGSSEREMEFGDLLFALVNVARKEGIDAESALRASTAKFRRRWAAMEQMAADAHVDLAELSTHGLNDLWDAAKAEE
- the eno gene encoding phosphopyruvate hydratase, with product MSDILDVYGREVLDSRGNPTVEVEVVLEDGSFGRAMVPSGASTGAFEACELRDGDKGRYLGKGVSQAVEHVNNECANAVVGLDAFDQRAVDAALIAADGTPNKTKLGANAILGVSLAVARAAAESAGLSLYQYLGGVNAHLLPTPMMNILNGGVHADNNVDFQEFMIMPVGAPSFAEGLRWCAEVYHTLKGVLHEAGLGGGVGDEGGFAPNLKTNADPFEYITKAVEKAGFKPGVDFMYAMDPASTEFYNAETGMYELKGEGVEYTSAQMVDYWEKLVDTYPIISIEDGMAEEDWDGWVELTRRIGNKVQLVGDDLFVTNTERLKKGIELGAANAILVKVNQIGTLTESLEAIETAKEAGYACIVSHRSGETEDSTIADLVVGVNAGQIKSGAPCRSDRIAKYNQLIRIEDELEGSARYAGKAAFYNIR
- a CDS encoding PTS sugar transporter subunit IIB; this encodes MKKIVLACGAGAATSTLVAQKVATMLDANGYADKYEIVQCAISEAKDVCDEGADLLIATTVAPEGLTCPYVSGVPFMTGMNRVAAEKAVLDVMAQ
- a CDS encoding VOC family protein codes for the protein MSEQNANPVELFGMRVAHVGINATDPADALEIAELFSTMMGLPVIETPVSYFNDSLVEIMKQNGRGTKGHIGFAVNDIDAAEKWFAERGLEVNEESRALLPDGGTKLVYFKREFAGFAVHLCRE
- a CDS encoding HAMP domain-containing histidine kinase, with amino-acid sequence MSAARNAETKRVTSIARAINWSYMWRRLMSHIWLDLLLLVIAAAILVYGYNQTLPDGAFTAGWIPSATVRGMSLTPARGWDLTTLTYTVELARTTKTFPLAQDLVTLWPLYLVVVGWQVISVLNMLGGARRVRRTMAPLNDLALRVDELGRIQLSGGKMETLEQAIERASVDSPSVTTGDADLASIEVALNRLLRQMQEAKLQQMRFVNDASHELRTPIAVIQGYVNMLDRWGKDDPDVLAESIASLKAESEHMQELVEQLLFLARGDAGRTVLRRANTNLAALVDEVCEESQMIDAAHTYRLAYDAALVSDPRCDAPVDVALVKQALRVIVQNAAKYSDAGTPISFGVTPDAGAGTIDISVEDEGIGMNQESAAHAFERFYRADNARDAGAQGSGLGLAIAKWIVDSHGGVIGVTSVEGVGSRFTIRLPR